One window from the genome of Hymenobacter sp. J193 encodes:
- a CDS encoding replication initiation protein — translation MNQELEIRQHNALTNARYEYTELQLDLFFFIISKLRKDEKDTIYQLDIRELSSLTGKRYNGAYLHKATADMGSRMLEVEDAKEYRQIWMFQQIRYIKGEGIIEFDLTKYVLPYLFQLKNNFTSYELAAALRLTSKYAKRIYQICSQWKDLGETKKYDLQDFKKMLGLLDEKGNEKMERISQLREKVLDVAVKQINEHTELNVSYTLEKRGKTFKNITFTVKPQALAETIPFDLEPGAASPAGLAPHQVENARRLLTQLSITTPELVATILASAAHVAACNKFAHDLKTGKHAKAHSLSGLLLTILGLKKPANGPLFDAAAKK, via the coding sequence ATAATGCCCTCACGAATGCCCGCTACGAATACACTGAGCTGCAGCTAGACCTATTCTTCTTCATCATCTCTAAGCTGCGGAAAGATGAAAAAGACACTATCTATCAGTTGGATATCAGAGAATTATCTAGTCTGACGGGCAAGCGATATAATGGGGCTTACCTGCATAAAGCCACGGCTGATATGGGCTCCCGTATGCTGGAAGTGGAAGACGCCAAAGAGTACCGGCAGATATGGATGTTCCAGCAAATCCGCTACATCAAGGGGGAAGGAATCATCGAATTTGACCTAACCAAGTACGTTTTACCCTATTTATTTCAACTCAAGAACAACTTCACTAGCTATGAACTAGCTGCTGCGCTCCGCCTCACTAGCAAGTACGCTAAGCGTATTTATCAAATCTGCAGCCAGTGGAAAGACCTGGGAGAAACGAAGAAGTATGACCTGCAGGACTTCAAAAAGATGCTCGGGCTACTTGATGAAAAGGGCAATGAAAAGATGGAGCGAATCAGCCAGTTGCGAGAAAAGGTGCTGGACGTAGCCGTTAAGCAAATTAATGAGCATACTGAACTGAATGTCAGCTACACGCTGGAAAAACGCGGGAAGACCTTCAAAAACATCACTTTCACAGTGAAGCCACAGGCTCTAGCTGAAACTATTCCTTTCGACCTGGAGCCAGGTGCAGCTTCTCCGGCAGGCTTGGCCCCGCACCAGGTGGAGAACGCCAGGCGCTTGCTCACGCAGCTGAGCATCACCACGCCGGAACTGGTGGCCACCATCCTGGCCAGCGCGGCGCACGTGGCGGCCTGCAACAAATTCGCCCATGACCTGAAAACCGGCAAGCACGCCAAGGCTCATTCCCTGTCGGGACTCCTGCTCACCATCCTGGGCCTTAAAAAGCCCGCAAACGGGCCGCTGTTCGACGCGGCCGCCAAAAAGTAG